Proteins encoded by one window of Dioscorea cayenensis subsp. rotundata cultivar TDr96_F1 chromosome 6, TDr96_F1_v2_PseudoChromosome.rev07_lg8_w22 25.fasta, whole genome shotgun sequence:
- the LOC120263189 gene encoding uncharacterized protein LOC120263189 — MVRNGGGEMPGWLGGLVEECFFVGCEVHENKKCKKFEKNIFCLHCCTSICSHCLFSHPSHPLLQVRRYVYNDVVRLDDLEKLIDCSHVQPYTINSAKVVFLKPRPQSRPSKGSGNLCLTCDRILQEPFHFCSLSCKVEHVVLGGEDLGNILHQFKESELALSHLEEDVHVMTPNSFLDDDPLPGPSNASTSSTSQMPNKNNKKKKNASFIPQIVLSLSNRRKGAPQRSPLS; from the exons atggtgAGAAATGGAGGAGGGGAAATGCCAGGATGGTTGGGAGGACTAGTGGAAGAGTGTTTCTTTGTGGGATGTGAAGTTCATGAGAACAAGAAGTGCAAGAAGTTTGAGAAGAACATCTTTTGCCTTCACTGCTGCACCAGCATCTGCTCTCACTGCCTTTTTTCTCATCCTTCTCATCCTCTTCTCCAG GTGAGGAGATATGTTTACAATGATGTGGTTCGTTTGGATGATTTGGAGAAGCTGATTGATTGTTCTCATGTTCAG CCTTACACTATAAACAGTGCAAAAGTAGTGTTTTTGAAGCCAAGGCCTCAATCTAGACCTTCCAAAGGTTCCGGAAATTTATGTTTGACTTGTGATAGAATCCTTCAAGAGCCTTTCCACTTTTGCTCTCTATCTTGCAAG GTGGAGCATGTGGTGTTGGGAGGAGAGGACCTGGGGAACATACTGCACCAATTCAAAGAATCAGAATTAGCTTTGtctcatttggaagaagatgttcATGTTATGACACCAAACTCTTTCTTGGATGATGATCCATTGCCTGGTCCATCAAATGcatcaacatcttcaacttCACAGATgcccaacaagaacaacaagaagaaaaagaatgccaGTTTTATCCCTCAAATTGTTCTCTCTCTGAGTAACAGAAGAAAGGGTGCTCCTCAAAGGTCTCCTCTTTCCTGA